The following proteins come from a genomic window of Bacillales bacterium:
- the hfq gene encoding RNA chaperone Hfq, whose product MKQSVNIQDQFLNQLRKENVYVTVILLNGFQLKGFIKGFDSFTVLVESDGKQQLIFKHAISTFSPHKRISLQEGNEESASV is encoded by the coding sequence ATGAAGCAATCCGTCAACATTCAAGACCAGTTTTTAAACCAGTTGCGCAAAGAAAACGTATACGTGACGGTGATCTTGCTCAACGGATTTCAATTGAAAGGGTTCATCAAAGGATTCGACAGCTTTACCGTCCTAGTGGAATCCGACGGCAAACAACAACTCATTTTTAAACACGCGATATCCACGTTCTCGCCTCATAAACGCATTTCTTTGCAAGAGGGAAACGAAGAATCGGCGAGCGTCTAA
- a CDS encoding tyrosine-type recombinase/integrase, whose amino-acid sequence MDVVNKRSLPQAAQSFFSELEKTGRRPSTIRRYAYDLENYFMWVRAAFAEKTWLHCTTEDVASYLAYLTETKRYSKRTVARVTSVLKRFYEHFLTLGMVAENPVEPMDVSNSNEDTFTAADFISDQEAAQLLESIPSLSGLSDQQIESRSFLASRNLAIVSIVLSCGMTLAELTAINMKDVHFEKKTVDIAPTGHSARTLHLKPEDMKLVFAYYKKIPPAVRPRRRSRDPLFVAFDYQRNTYRWDYSEDAPKRLTEIAVQKMIRQEVKRAGLRAGISLQHLRRTCILRRLQAGENAKDVQALTGMKTIVSLKKYIAAAANDELPRFRGS is encoded by the coding sequence GTGGATGTAGTCAACAAACGTTCACTGCCGCAAGCTGCACAATCCTTTTTCTCGGAGTTGGAAAAAACCGGCCGTCGTCCATCAACGATACGAAGGTATGCATATGATCTGGAAAATTACTTTATGTGGGTTCGTGCCGCGTTTGCCGAAAAAACTTGGCTGCATTGCACCACGGAAGATGTGGCATCGTATCTCGCTTATTTAACAGAAACGAAGCGGTATTCAAAACGAACGGTTGCGCGGGTGACCTCTGTTTTGAAAAGATTTTACGAACATTTTCTGACCCTCGGTATGGTCGCCGAAAATCCCGTCGAACCAATGGACGTTTCGAACAGCAATGAAGACACTTTCACCGCAGCCGATTTCATTTCCGATCAAGAAGCGGCGCAATTGCTTGAGTCGATCCCCTCCCTTTCCGGACTAAGCGATCAGCAAATCGAATCGCGAAGCTTTTTGGCAAGCCGAAACCTCGCGATCGTAAGCATCGTTCTTTCCTGCGGCATGACGCTGGCGGAATTGACGGCGATCAACATGAAAGATGTTCATTTCGAGAAGAAAACCGTCGACATTGCACCGACCGGACACTCAGCCCGCACGCTGCACCTGAAACCCGAGGACATGAAGCTCGTGTTCGCTTATTATAAAAAAATCCCGCCGGCGGTAAGGCCGCGCAGACGAAGCCGGGACCCATTGTTTGTCGCTTTCGATTATCAAAGAAATACGTATCGCTGGGATTATTCGGAAGATGCGCCGAAACGGTTGACGGAGATCGCCGTACAAAAAATGATCCGCCAAGAAGTGAAACGCGCGGGGCTGAGAGCCGGCATTTCGTTGCAGCATTTGCGCCGTACTTGCATTTTGCGGCGGCTGCAAGCGGGTGAAAACGCCAAAGATGTGCAAGCGTTGACAGGAATGAAAACCATCGTTTCGTTAAAAAAATACATCGCAGCCGCCGCAAACGACGAACTCCCCCGTTTTCGGGGGAGTTAA
- the miaA gene encoding tRNA (adenosine(37)-N6)-dimethylallyltransferase MiaA, translating into MMERLAAIVGPTAVGKTEVSVQVAKRLNGEIINGDSMQVYRGMDIGTAKVSQSEKQGVPHHLFDIKEPNEPFSASEFQELAIPLVSEINERGRLPIVVGGTGMYIKALTHHYNFAETNANPSLRREMEQYAEENGKRALHEKLVSVDPESARKIHPNNVRRVIRALEVYETAGKPASEQRRRETKPRYRLATVGLTMERDLLYERINRRVDHMVENGLFAEAQRLFDAGVQNCPSVQAIGYKEVYAYLRGECSKEEAIEMLKKNSRRYAKKQYTWFRHQMDVQWFHVTKDGPREKIPAILEFVAGTF; encoded by the coding sequence ATGATGGAACGGTTGGCGGCAATTGTCGGTCCAACGGCAGTTGGAAAAACGGAAGTGAGCGTTCAGGTCGCAAAGCGTCTGAACGGGGAAATCATTAACGGCGATTCCATGCAAGTGTACCGGGGGATGGACATCGGCACGGCAAAAGTCTCGCAATCCGAAAAACAAGGGGTTCCGCATCATCTGTTCGATATTAAAGAACCGAACGAGCCATTTTCGGCATCGGAGTTTCAGGAGCTGGCGATTCCGCTCGTTTCCGAAATCAACGAACGCGGGCGGCTGCCGATTGTCGTAGGCGGAACGGGAATGTACATAAAAGCGCTCACGCACCATTACAATTTTGCCGAAACGAATGCAAATCCGTCGTTACGGCGGGAAATGGAGCAATATGCCGAAGAAAACGGAAAACGAGCTTTGCATGAGAAATTGGTTTCGGTGGATCCGGAAAGCGCGCGAAAGATTCATCCGAACAATGTGAGAAGGGTGATTCGCGCCTTGGAAGTATACGAAACGGCAGGAAAACCGGCAAGCGAGCAGCGCCGCCGGGAAACGAAGCCGCGTTATCGGCTGGCGACTGTAGGGTTGACGATGGAGCGCGACCTGTTGTACGAACGAATCAATCGCCGCGTCGATCACATGGTGGAAAATGGATTGTTTGCAGAAGCGCAGCGTTTGTTCGATGCCGGCGTGCAAAACTGTCCGTCCGTGCAGGCGATCGGTTATAAAGAGGTTTATGCGTATTTGCGCGGGGAATGTTCAAAAGAGGAAGCGATCGAAATGTTGAAGAAAAATTCGCGAAGATACGCGAAAAAACAATATACATGGTTTCGTCATCAAATGGACGTTCAATGGTTTCATGTAACAAAGGACGGTCCGAGGGAAAAAATTCCCGCCATCCTCGAATTTGTGGCAGGAACGTTCTAA
- the spoVK gene encoding stage V sporulation protein K: MNQDTESEPPDFFTSEAERKKHYPLEKIQKELDHLVGLQELKKLIKEIYAWLYINQRREHNGLKTEKQSLHMVFKGNPGTGKTTVARLLGKLFYEMNVLSKGHLVEVERGDLVGEYIGHTAHKTRELVKKAKGGILFIDEAYSLARGGEKDFGKEAIDTLVKHMEDEQHEFILILAGYSSEMEQFLSVNPGLPSRFPILISFPDYKVNELMSIAKKMAAERDYVLTLEAEQKIEQQLLAVKNQQYRTFSNGRYVRNLIEKAIRNQSVRLLREGDHDKERLITLRPEDIPFKENLLP, translated from the coding sequence TTGAATCAAGATACGGAGAGCGAACCGCCGGATTTCTTTACGAGCGAGGCTGAACGGAAAAAACATTATCCGCTTGAGAAAATACAAAAGGAATTGGACCATCTCGTCGGGCTGCAGGAATTGAAAAAATTAATAAAAGAAATTTACGCGTGGCTGTACATTAATCAACGGCGCGAACATAACGGCTTGAAAACGGAGAAACAATCGCTTCACATGGTGTTTAAAGGCAATCCCGGGACAGGGAAAACGACAGTGGCGAGATTACTTGGGAAGCTGTTTTATGAGATGAACGTCTTGTCGAAAGGGCATTTGGTCGAAGTGGAAAGAGGGGATCTTGTCGGGGAATATATCGGACACACGGCCCATAAAACACGGGAACTCGTCAAAAAAGCGAAAGGCGGTATATTGTTCATTGACGAAGCCTATTCGCTTGCGCGCGGAGGGGAAAAGGATTTCGGAAAAGAAGCAATCGACACACTCGTCAAACATATGGAAGACGAACAGCATGAATTCATCCTCATTCTCGCTGGTTACTCATCGGAAATGGAACAGTTTCTGTCGGTAAATCCCGGTTTGCCTTCACGGTTTCCGATTCTCATCAGTTTTCCTGATTACAAAGTGAACGAATTGATGAGCATCGCCAAAAAAATGGCGGCGGAAAGAGATTATGTGTTAACGTTGGAAGCGGAACAGAAAATCGAACAACAATTGCTCGCAGTGAAAAACCAGCAATACCGAACGTTCAGCAACGGCAGGTATGTGCGGAATTTGATCGAGAAAGCGATCCGCAATCAAAGTGTCCGCTTGTTGAGAGAAGGGGACCACGACAAAGAGCGTCTCATTACGTTGCGACCGGAGGATATTCCGTTCAAAGAAAACTTGTTACCATGA